The Aphelocoma coerulescens isolate FSJ_1873_10779 chromosome 14, UR_Acoe_1.0, whole genome shotgun sequence genome has a window encoding:
- the METRN gene encoding meteorin, whose protein sequence is MWALRALCLAGLGAAIGGGAADQCSWRGSGLSQEAGSVEQLSLHCAEGSLEWLYPTGALRLRLAPRLPPTSAAVKGGSPPHVTACIKPTGTFRGAQLYLEREGVLELLLPEAPRPRARCFSWLPQEKVALFLQATPHPDISRRIAAFRYELRGDWLARPALPAASLSAEGACRPCNDTEILMAICTSDFVIRGSIRSVSNDAELQESIIGVSATRIHRQKFPLFQAGGRAGRPVGSIRTPLRCGVKPGPGTFLFTGWLHFGEAWLSCAPRYRDFQRIYEGAQRTRQNPCEFPVD, encoded by the exons ATGtgggcgctgcgggcgctgtgcctggccgggctgggggcggccatcggcggcggcgcggcggacCAGTGCAGCTGGAGGGGCAG CGGGCTGTCACAGGAAGCTGGCAGCGTGGAGCAGCTGTCCCTGCACTGTGCCGAGGGCTCGCTGGAATGGCTGTACCCCACGGGGGCCCTTCGCCTCCGCCTGGCCCCCCGCCTGCCCCCCACCAGCGCCGCCGTCAAGGGCGGGAGCCCCCCGCACGTCACCGCCTGCATCAAACCCACCGGGACCTTCCGGGGGGCTCAGCTCTACCTGGAGAGGGAgggggtgctggagctgctgctgccagaagccccccggccccgcgcccgctgCTTCAGCTGGCTGCCCCAGGAGAAGGTGGCTCTGTTCCTGCAGGCCACCCCGCACCCCGACATCAGCCGCCGCATCGCCGCCTTCCGCTACGAGCTGCGGGGGGACTGGCTGGCCCGCCCGGCGCTGCCCGCCGCCAGCCTCAGCGCGGAAG GCGCGTGCCGGCCGTGCAATGACACCGAGATCCTGATGGCCATTTGCACTAGTGACTTTG TGATCCGCGGCAGCATCCGGAGCGTCTCCAACGACGCAGAGCTGCAGGAATCCATCATCGGGGTGAGCGCCACGCGCATCCACCGCCAGAAATTCCCGCTCTTCCAGGCGGgtgggcgggcggggcggccggTGGGCAGCATCCGCACCCCGCTGCGCTGCGGGGTCAAGCCGGGCCCCGGCACTTTCCTGTTCACGGGGTGGCTGCACTTCGGGGAGGCCTGGCTGAGCTGCGCGCCCCGGTACCGGGACTTCCAGCGCATCTACGAGGGGGCCCAGCGCACGCGCCAGAACCCCTGCGAGTTCCCCGTGGACTGA